A section of the Carya illinoinensis cultivar Pawnee chromosome 12, C.illinoinensisPawnee_v1, whole genome shotgun sequence genome encodes:
- the LOC122289719 gene encoding uncharacterized protein LOC122289719 — translation MGLIKSTFSFMVGTVVGVYVAQNYAVPNIKKLAGTGLLIARHIEETYRKPKKRDEDD, via the coding sequence ATGGGTTTGATCAAGAGCACCTTTTCGTTCATGGTGGGCACTGTGGTCGGAGTTTACGTGGCCCAGAACTACGCCGTTCCGAACATCAAGAAGCTCGCCGGAACTGGGCTTCTCATAGCGCGGCACATCGAAGAGACTTATCGCAAGCCAAAGAAGAGGGACGAGGAtgattag
- the LOC122289718 gene encoding uncharacterized protein LOC122289718: MGKLGCNVDGNLDVTKFSQPMPWIGIYVAVASLAFLFSMAVDAIHGIRQRKFWFPTKFSSLNATSLTLLAVAIKLSVDLNTAMPRRQDQLAKLSSAVFICTVMGNSMPSLGTMENREIFMNIMALAILVITVIVNICIQLGTGVIFVFWKEHAFIMFIMLVLLLLLSFSALTVPHTKQYLEYKYNKKYQLALKEGSNESDKPLVDKLREDLMKHWMMAHTGSPQFVMGRSVTCTASGAFCLLSAATLAEAMIRSYFMPWSFKFCSGESDYKWSASLVLVTQTIAVAVGTIGPACRWFVAISFRCTNTRTQANKNEFKVEKYWIQSLLEMKECPLTLLPIRNRHCRKLAHDAKDQFLNLCIRVQIGIVLMSKAIRLISIYLVSWILSCCNCCKQMKKFTVEKVSNTESVSGSQPSSKVDLSCFVLHLEGEEALVGRMMKCHCDPTTYWFRMGEKNRPKYVIKLLERSTHGFKGVGEFDSNQVPSLDSEEPPNCWALPVATLTSIALALPSISPKSVKELISGVNEGLMYVRLVENNLHAKEDFINTKRAAEVVWMQAELYHKWFDVDLHKLSLQGKSPKETLQELSDVAKNRLAEFLKNPTAQCLKQLSSKWPVNVLAANSMYRISETMLRNKHSANDQTGEELYEAVVVMISDILGACLANMERFIRMKALSSAIEEREESVRNAVRILGKTESILNLQEQRGVPCLDPCQMVCIDEWRSFYMQKPSPFSPSPLETETSSSESNDLYLTIE; this comes from the coding sequence ATGGGGAAGCTCGGCTGCAACGTTGATGGGAATCTGGATGTCACAAAGTTCAGCCAGCCGATGCCATGGATTGGCATCTACGTTGCAGTTGCGTCCCTGGCTTTTCTCTTCTCCATGGCTGTGGATGCCATCCATGGAATCCGCCAGCGGAAGTTCTGGTTCCCTACCAAATTCTCCTCTCTCAACGCCACTTCCCTGACCTTGTTAGCTGTGGCAATTAAACTGTCGGTCGATCTAAATACCGCGATGCCTCGCCGCCAGGATCAGCTTGCGAAACTCAGCAGCGCGGTCTTCATCTGTACGGTAATGGGTAATTCCATGCCTTCTCTTGGAACCATGGAGAACAGAGAAATATTTATGAACATTATGGCTTTGGCTATTCTTGTTATTACTGTTATTGTGAATATCTGCATCCAATTAGGTACCGGGGTAATCTTTGTTTTCTGGAAAGAACATGCTTTCATCATGTTTATCATGCTTGTTTTGCTTCTTCTCTTGAGTTTTTCTGCTTTAACTGTCCCGCATACCAAGCAGTATTTGGAATACAAGTACAATAAAAAGTACCAATTAGCTCTGAAAGAAGGCTCGAATGAAAGTGATAAACCGCTTGTTGACAAACTTAGAGAGGATCTTATGAAACATTGGATGATGGCTCATACGGGCAGCCCCCAGTTCGTGATGGGGCGTTCAGTGACGTGCACCGCTTCGGGAGCCTTCTGTCTTCTGAGCGCCGCAACTTTAGCGGAAGCCATGATTAGATCCTACTTCATGCCCTGGTCTTTCAAATTTTGCAGTGGAGAGTCTGATTATAAGTGGTCGGCCAGTTTAGTTCTTGTTACACAGACTATTGCAGTAGCAGTCGGTACTATTGGCCCAGCTTGTAGATGGTTCGTCGCCATCAGTTTCAGGTGCACAAACACAAGGACTCAAGCCaacaaaaatgaatttaaagtaGAGAAGTATTGGATCCAGAGCCTATTAGAGATGAAAGAGTGCCCGTTAACTTTGTTACCAATTCGTAACAGGCACTGTAGGAAACTTGCTCATGATGCGAAAGATCAGTTCTTAAACTTGTGTATCAGAGTGCAGATTGGAATTGTGCTAATGAGCAAAGCGATTCGCCTCATTTCCATTTACTTAGTAAGCTGGATCTTGTCATGCTGCAACTGCTGCAAACAGATGAAGAAGTTTACAGTCGAGAAAGTTTCAAACACTGAATCGGTTTCGGGATCACAGCCTTCCTCAAAGGTGGATCTTagctgttttgttttgcatctcgAAGGCGAGGAAGCATTGGTTGGGAGGATGATGAAATGCCATTGTGATCCTACTACTTATTGGTTTCGGATGGGGGAAAAGAATCGGCCCAAATACGTCATAAAACTATTGGAGAGATCTACACACGGATTCAAGGGAGTTGGAGAGTTTGACAGTAACCAAGTTCCCTCTCTAGATTCTGAAGAACCACCAAATTGTTGGGCTCTTCCTGTGGCGACGCTAACAAGTATCGCATTAGCACTTCCAAGCATCAGCCCCAAATCAGTTAAAGAACTAATATCTGGTGTGAATGAAGGTCTGATGTATGTAAGACTCGTAGAAAATAACCTGCATGCAAAGGAAGATTTTATCAACACCAAAAGAGCAGCAGAGGTGGTGTGGATGCAAGCGGAACTCTATCACAAGTGGTTCGATGTGGATCTACATAAACTGTCCCTTCAAGGAAAAAGTCCTAAGGAAACACTTCAAGAACTTTCAGATGTGGCAAAGAACAGGCTTGCGGAGTTCCTCAAGAACCCCACAGCGCAATGTTTAAAGCAACTCTCTTCGAAGTGGCCTGTCAACGTATTAGCTGCCAATTCCATGTACAGAATAAGTGAAACTATGCTTCGAAACAAACACAGCGCCAATGACCAGACGGGTGAGGAATTATATGAAGCTGTTGTTGTCATGATCTCTGATATTCTGGGTGCTTGCCTTGCCAACATGGAGCGTTTTATACGCATGAAGGCTTTGAGCAGTGCCATTGAAGAGAGGGAAGAGAGCGTGAGGAATGCAGTTCGGATTCTTGGCAAAACTGAAAGCATTCTAAACCTTCAAGAACAGAGAGGAGTTCCATGTTTGGATCCTTGTCAAATGGTATGCATTGACGAATGGCGTTCATTTTACATGCAGAAGCCCTCGCCATTCAGTCCCTCTCCGTTAGAGACTGAGACTTCTTCTTCAGAATCAAATGATTTGTACCTTACCATCGAGTAG